Part of the Candidatus Methanogranum gryphiswaldense genome, TACAGGATCAATCGTACTTTCAACTCCATTGACACATCATTCATGAGGAGGCTGAAAGATTGAGCTATGAAATAGAAGCCATCCTCCTGATACCTCTACTGGCAGCGATACTATGCGGTATCGCCCCCAAAGAACGCTTCATATCATGGGTATCAATAATCCTCTCAGCAGCCGATATGATCATTACAATCGTGATATGCGGCCCTATATTCCTAGACGGGACCACCATACAATACAGTATATGGTACGTTGATGGTCTTTCAGCAATCTTCCTAATGGTAACATCCACCGTGGCATTCATGGTGTCGATGTATTCCCATGGCTATCTCGGGTTTGAAAGAGAAGAGAAAAAACTGACCATGAAGTCTGAAAAACTCTACTATCTCTGCCTGAATCTTTTTGTCGCTGCCATGCTTGCGGTGTTCACCGTCTCATCTGTAGGCATAATATGGATCATCATCGAAGCAACCACCTTGATATCGACATTCCTTGTAGGATTCTATCGTGACGAACAATCAACAGAAGCCTCCTGGAAATATCTGATAATCTGTTCTGTGGGCATAACACTCGCACTTGTGGGTATCTCGCTGGTATACGCATCCGCGGTCGGTGTGATAGGAGATGAGTCATCTGCACTCGATTGGCCTGTGCTGGTATCTGTGGCCTCTCAGTTGGATCCTGTATTATTGAAAACGGCCATGGTGATGATAATAGTTGGATTCGGCACAAAAGCAGGATTCGCACCAATGCATACCTGGTTGCCCGATGCACACAGTCAAGCACCGACACCGATAAGCGCGTTATTGTCAGCAACATTGCTGAACTGTGCACTCTTTAGCATTTTGAGATTCTACATCATCTCTGAAATTGCGATACCTGGATTTGCATCGACGCTCTTACTTATTTTCGGATTTGTATCATTATTCATTGCAGCTATGTTCATACTAAATTCCAAAGACATGAAACGCATGCTGGCATATTCAAGTATAGAACATATAGGATTGATATCTATCGGATTCGGCATCGGGACCTCTGCATCGATATTCGCAGCATTGTTCATGGTCGTGGCGCACTCTCTTACAAAGCCAATATTATTTTTCTGCGCAGGGAATATATTGCAAGAATACAAGACAAAAGACATGACTTTGATCCGCGGACTGAACAAAA contains:
- a CDS encoding hydrogenase 4 subunit F, coding for MSYEIEAILLIPLLAAILCGIAPKERFISWVSIILSAADMIITIVICGPIFLDGTTIQYSIWYVDGLSAIFLMVTSTVAFMVSMYSHGYLGFEREEKKLTMKSEKLYYLCLNLFVAAMLAVFTVSSVGIIWIIIEATTLISTFLVGFYRDEQSTEASWKYLIICSVGITLALVGISLVYASAVGVIGDESSALDWPVLVSVASQLDPVLLKTAMVMIIVGFGTKAGFAPMHTWLPDAHSQAPTPISALLSATLLNCALFSILRFYIISEIAIPGFASTLLLIFGFVSLFIAAMFILNSKDMKRMLAYSSIEHIGLISIGFGIGTSASIFAALFMVVAHSLTKPILFFCAGNILQEYKTKDMTLIRGLNKNMPFTAIMLSISTLAIVGMPPFAVFIGEFALLLSMMGAGMWFLAILMVILLIIIFAGFTLHIYPMLTGETDKKTHDPKGLIRAAPFVILTTAIVIFGLFVPESVTSGFNMVAENIFEGVI